The following proteins are encoded in a genomic region of Fusarium oxysporum f. sp. lycopersici 4287 chromosome 1, whole genome shotgun sequence:
- a CDS encoding syntaxin 1B/2/3 — protein sequence MSYGYGGQNPYDSPDQGYGGNNGYGNGGGYNSPPAQGYGGSVEMAPLAHNAGGFGQGDPNAILNECRDIDRGIDTVEQNLEQLRMIQQRTLDDADSSGSSAASRQLDSLSADTMSLYRELTERVRTVKSNPEAKSPKNNPHVTRIDRRLKAAITQYQQVESQFRKRTQDQMARQYRIVRPDASEQEIQAAVEDTTGGQVFSQAMMQSDRQGRARAALSAVQDRHQALIKIEQQMVELAQLFQDMDTLVVQQEAAVTQIEQKGEEVVENLDKGNEEIGVAVNTARKTRKKKWICLGICVAIIVVIVIIVLIYIFVIKGQNNNNKKRSIEAAIGSLPVMHTAVLPARLARRVAADNTASSLLNSVGGGRFHLPQLLRN from the exons ATGAGT TACGG ATACGGTGGCCAAAATCCATACGACTCCCCTGACCAGGGCTATGGTGGTAACAATGGCTACGGCAATGGCGGTGGCTACAACAGCCCACCCGCTCAGGGTTATGGAG GTAGCGTCGAGATGGCTCCCCTTGCCCACAACGCCGGCGGCTTTGGCCAAGGCGACCCCAACGCCATTCTCAATGAGTGCCGCGACATCGACCGTGGAATCGACACTGTCGAACAGAACTTGGAACAGCTCCGTATGATCCAACAGCGAACTCTCGACGACGCCGATAGCTCAGGTTCCAGTGCCGCCAGCCGCCAGCTCGACTCACTTTCCGCTGATACCATGTCTCTCTACCGTGAGCTCACCGAGCGAGTCCGCACCGTCAAGTCTAACCCTGAGGCGAAATCGCCAAAGAACAACCCTCACGTCACCCGCATTGACCGCCGTCTCAAGGCTGCCATCACCCAATACCAGCAGGTCGAGTCGCAGTTCCGAAAACGCACACAGGATCAGATGGCCCGCCAGTACCGCATTGTGCGCCCAGATGCCTCGGAGCAAGAGATTCAGGCTGCTGTCGAGGACACTACTGGAGGTCAGGTCTTTAGCCAGGCCATGATGCAGAGCGATCGCCAGGGTCGTGCCCGTGCTGCCCTGAGCGCTGTTCAGGACCGTCACCAGGctctcatcaagatcgagcaGCAAATGGTTGAGCTGGCTCAATTGTTCCAGGATATGGACACCCTCGTCGTTCAGCAAGAAGCTGCCGTCACCCAAATTGAACAGAAGGGCGAGGAAGTCGTTGAGAATCTCGACAAGGGTAACGAGGAGATTGGTGTGGCCGTCAACACTGCCCGCAAGACACGCAAGAAGAAGTGGATCTGCTTGGGTATCTGTG TTGCTATCATTGTTGTTATTGTCATTATTGTTCTCATCtacatcttcgtcatcaagggacagaacaacaacaacaagaagcgaAGTATCGAGGCAGCCATTGGCAGCTTGCCCGTTATGCACACAGCTGTCCTACCTGCTCGCTTAGCCCGTCGTGTTGCTGCCGACAACACAGCATCCTCTCTGCTCAACAGCGTTGGCGGAGGGCGGTTCCATCTACCTCAGCTACTGCGGAACTAG
- a CDS encoding syntaxin 1B/2/3, with protein sequence MSYGYGGQNPYDSPDQGYGGNNGYGNGGGYNSPPAQGYGGIGSVEMAPLAHNAGGFGQGDPNAILNECRDIDRGIDTVEQNLEQLRMIQQRTLDDADSSGSSAASRQLDSLSADTMSLYRELTERVRTVKSNPEAKSPKNNPHVTRIDRRLKAAITQYQQVESQFRKRTQDQMARQYRIVRPDASEQEIQAAVEDTTGGQVFSQAMMQSDRQGRARAALSAVQDRHQALIKIEQQMVELAQLFQDMDTLVVQQEAAVTQIEQKGEEVVENLDKGNEEIGVAVNTARKTRKKKWICLGICVAIIVVIVIIVLIYIFVIKGQNNNNKKRSIEAAIGSLPVMHTAVLPARLARRVAADNTASSLLNSVGGGRFHLPQLLRN encoded by the exons ATGAGT TACGG ATACGGTGGCCAAAATCCATACGACTCCCCTGACCAGGGCTATGGTGGTAACAATGGCTACGGCAATGGCGGTGGCTACAACAGCCCACCCGCTCAGGGTTATGGAG GGATAGGTAGCGTCGAGATGGCTCCCCTTGCCCACAACGCCGGCGGCTTTGGCCAAGGCGACCCCAACGCCATTCTCAATGAGTGCCGCGACATCGACCGTGGAATCGACACTGTCGAACAGAACTTGGAACAGCTCCGTATGATCCAACAGCGAACTCTCGACGACGCCGATAGCTCAGGTTCCAGTGCCGCCAGCCGCCAGCTCGACTCACTTTCCGCTGATACCATGTCTCTCTACCGTGAGCTCACCGAGCGAGTCCGCACCGTCAAGTCTAACCCTGAGGCGAAATCGCCAAAGAACAACCCTCACGTCACCCGCATTGACCGCCGTCTCAAGGCTGCCATCACCCAATACCAGCAGGTCGAGTCGCAGTTCCGAAAACGCACACAGGATCAGATGGCCCGCCAGTACCGCATTGTGCGCCCAGATGCCTCGGAGCAAGAGATTCAGGCTGCTGTCGAGGACACTACTGGAGGTCAGGTCTTTAGCCAGGCCATGATGCAGAGCGATCGCCAGGGTCGTGCCCGTGCTGCCCTGAGCGCTGTTCAGGACCGTCACCAGGctctcatcaagatcgagcaGCAAATGGTTGAGCTGGCTCAATTGTTCCAGGATATGGACACCCTCGTCGTTCAGCAAGAAGCTGCCGTCACCCAAATTGAACAGAAGGGCGAGGAAGTCGTTGAGAATCTCGACAAGGGTAACGAGGAGATTGGTGTGGCCGTCAACACTGCCCGCAAGACACGCAAGAAGAAGTGGATCTGCTTGGGTATCTGTG TTGCTATCATTGTTGTTATTGTCATTATTGTTCTCATCtacatcttcgtcatcaagggacagaacaacaacaacaagaagcgaAGTATCGAGGCAGCCATTGGCAGCTTGCCCGTTATGCACACAGCTGTCCTACCTGCTCGCTTAGCCCGTCGTGTTGCTGCCGACAACACAGCATCCTCTCTGCTCAACAGCGTTGGCGGAGGGCGGTTCCATCTACCTCAGCTACTGCGGAACTAG
- a CDS encoding syntaxin 1B/2/3, with translation MAPLAHNAGGFGQGDPNAILNECRDIDRGIDTVEQNLEQLRMIQQRTLDDADSSGSSAASRQLDSLSADTMSLYRELTERVRTVKSNPEAKSPKNNPHVTRIDRRLKAAITQYQQVESQFRKRTQDQMARQYRIVRPDASEQEIQAAVEDTTGGQVFSQAMMQSDRQGRARAALSAVQDRHQALIKIEQQMVELAQLFQDMDTLVVQQEAAVTQIEQKGEEVVENLDKGNEEIGVAVNTARKTRKKKWICLGICVAIIVVIVIIVLIYIFVIKGQNNNNKKRSIEAAIGSLPVMHTAVLPARLARRVAADNTASSLLNSVGGGRFHLPQLLRN, from the exons ATGGCTCCCCTTGCCCACAACGCCGGCGGCTTTGGCCAAGGCGACCCCAACGCCATTCTCAATGAGTGCCGCGACATCGACCGTGGAATCGACACTGTCGAACAGAACTTGGAACAGCTCCGTATGATCCAACAGCGAACTCTCGACGACGCCGATAGCTCAGGTTCCAGTGCCGCCAGCCGCCAGCTCGACTCACTTTCCGCTGATACCATGTCTCTCTACCGTGAGCTCACCGAGCGAGTCCGCACCGTCAAGTCTAACCCTGAGGCGAAATCGCCAAAGAACAACCCTCACGTCACCCGCATTGACCGCCGTCTCAAGGCTGCCATCACCCAATACCAGCAGGTCGAGTCGCAGTTCCGAAAACGCACACAGGATCAGATGGCCCGCCAGTACCGCATTGTGCGCCCAGATGCCTCGGAGCAAGAGATTCAGGCTGCTGTCGAGGACACTACTGGAGGTCAGGTCTTTAGCCAGGCCATGATGCAGAGCGATCGCCAGGGTCGTGCCCGTGCTGCCCTGAGCGCTGTTCAGGACCGTCACCAGGctctcatcaagatcgagcaGCAAATGGTTGAGCTGGCTCAATTGTTCCAGGATATGGACACCCTCGTCGTTCAGCAAGAAGCTGCCGTCACCCAAATTGAACAGAAGGGCGAGGAAGTCGTTGAGAATCTCGACAAGGGTAACGAGGAGATTGGTGTGGCCGTCAACACTGCCCGCAAGACACGCAAGAAGAAGTGGATCTGCTTGGGTATCTGTG TTGCTATCATTGTTGTTATTGTCATTATTGTTCTCATCtacatcttcgtcatcaagggacagaacaacaacaacaagaagcgaAGTATCGAGGCAGCCATTGGCAGCTTGCCCGTTATGCACACAGCTGTCCTACCTGCTCGCTTAGCCCGTCGTGTTGCTGCCGACAACACAGCATCCTCTCTGCTCAACAGCGTTGGCGGAGGGCGGTTCCATCTACCTCAGCTACTGCGGAACTAG